Below is a genomic region from Culicoides brevitarsis isolate CSIRO-B50_1 chromosome 2, AGI_CSIRO_Cbre_v1, whole genome shotgun sequence.
ccaaaattttgcattgggacaaatcaTGCGGAAATCATCATGATTTCActtgcaaaaatttgattctcGAGCGGCAAAATGCAATCTCAACGAAGCTCTGCCGAATTTAATGCTTATCGATGCGGAAATTGCGGTCAAAATGACAGACTTCGTCTCTGTAGCGGATGTCGTCTCATTAGTTTCTGTTCCAGCAATTGTCAGCAGAGTTATTGGCAGAAACATCGACCTCTTTGCTTGTTAATCTCGAAACTCATCCGGGCGGAGAACAAAAACACGATTTTTGAGGTGCGGAAAGAGATGATGGGCGATGTTGGAGGTGCCGAAGGTTTGATGCGAGCGATTGTTTTGCTAAATGAGATGTTGCATCAATTATTGGGACGCGAATTGAGCAACGAAGAACACTTGGtaagtataatttttatggcttcctatcgatttttgataaaaattatttttttttagttacttTCGTACCCAAAATACTGCGAAGTGTGTTACGAGACTGATCCTTATAAGCTAATTCGATGTCCTGATTGcaaattttcctcattttgcAAGGATGGCGAATGTCAGGCAACGTCAGCTGCTGATCCAAACATCCATAAAAAGTATTGCGAACAGAAAAAGAttgcttttttgtgtaaaagtcAGATAAAGTACGAAAAAGTATTTGAATCGTTGCCCGAACCAACGAGTTTTAAGGAATTTCTGTTTGAAAATCCATCGAGAGATCTTTTTACGTTAATTGAACATCTAACAGATaagaaattcacgaaaaatccatcaaatccAGAAGAAATGATTCCATTTGTGACCATTTGTCAGTTCACATTTACAGCTACGATCCTCCTTGCCTtgcaaaaagtcaaattacTTCAACCTGATCGAGAATCGTTGTGCATCGACATCGTTGGAGCCAATTACGAAGAGACTTACTTCAACGACGACACTTGTTCCTTATTTTTTGCCTTCATGCCGAAGTTGCATTCGCTCAAAATTAATCTCATAGGTCCTGAAGTCACGTCAAGTCGCACGGAAGACCTCAACTGCTTCGGAAAAACCGTTAAAATGTCTTGTCACAAAGTTCCTTACGAATATTACACGGGCCCGCCGCCGGATTTTATCATTTGCTTCAATTGTGGCTTCAGTGAAGAGCCCTACGAAGACAACGAAGAAACCTCATGGGTACGAGGCGTCTCCGcaatcatcaaaaaagaagTTCCCTTCGCTTTTACAACTTACACCGCATCAGAATTGACGGATGAAATCCAATTCGTACATCGAGCAGCAGAAAAACTCAATGTCAAAGATAATTTAGCGGAAATCTACAAGGGCGCGAATGATTTTAACGATTTGAGACCATatcaaaatttcgataaagCATCCGATGAACGTCTTTATTACGCGAATCGGAAACTTTGTGTGATGAGTTGgaaagattaaaatatttttttttacattttaaaaacaggtcatttatttctttttgtaatgtcacgagtaaaaaaataatttttgtaagaaagaCTTTTTAAGCTGAAACAGACAATTTTTCAGATGTTTGGGCAACCCAGAAAACGCCGCCGTTCAAGGCAACAGTGTAGTAGAAGGTAACAGTTTCAGCCAATTCCTTTGGTGCAGTCCATGAGAAAGAAACGCTTTGGGGTCCGTCTCCTTGGATCTTTGTGTGGGTAAGAGCGTCCtggaaaaaaagagtaaatgaAGGGAGATTTagtgaaaattcatcaaattacgtgtcgagtactaaaaatttctttttctaaaaatttctaaaaaatttttttttcatctaaaaatttcatttcatactaaaaatttttttaaaaaattgtttatttcgagtactaaaaatttcatttcaagtactaaaaatttttttttgagatctaaattgttcatttcgagtactaaaaatttcatttcaagtactaaaaatttttttttgagatctaaattgttcatttcgagtactaaaaatttcatttcaagtactaaaaatttttttttgagatctaAATTGTCATTTCGAGtgctgaaaatttcatttcaagtactaaaattttttttttttgagatctaaattgttcatttcgagtactaaaaatttcatttcaagtactaaaaatttctttttgatgtctaaattgttcatttcgagtactaaaaatttcatttcaagtactaaaaatttttttttgagatctaaattgttcatttcgagtactaaaaattgtttttagatCTAAGCTGTTCATTTCGAgtgctaaaaatttcatttcaagtactaaaaatttttttttgagatctaaattgttcatttcgagtactaaaaattgtttttagatCTAAGCTGTTCATTTCGAgtgctaaaaatttcatttcaagtactaaaaatttttttttaaaattttaattgttcatttcgagtactaaaaattgtttttagatCTAAGCTGTTCATTTCGAgtgctaaaaatttcatttcaagtactaaaaatttttttttgagatctaaattgttcatttcgagtactaaaaattgtttttagatCTAAGCTGTTCATTTCGAgtgctaaaaatttcatttcaagtactaaaaatttttttttgagatataaaaatgttacctcgagtactaaaaattaaatttcaagaagatctaaaaatttcatttcaagtactaaaaatttctttttgaggtctaaattgttcatttctttttgagtactaaaaatttcatttcaaggtgaaaatatttcttatttttcaaaaaatttgcatctaAAATTGGAATGTAACACCTGAATCAAAACATCTCAGAACTCCATTGCAActttaaatgcatttaaatcTCAATTACTTAACATACATTTGAATAAAAGCCACACGAATgactaataatttaattacatataTGCATCTATGCTTCGCAACTCGCGACCTAGACTTTAATATCTCGTGTCAAAACAACTTCTAAGCTAACTTCTACATCTTTTGTTGTCTCGAAACAACATTTCAAGATTTATGTGTGTcacttttgataatttatcatGTGTTCGCATTcgatttacattaaaaacagGTCGTGCTATTCAATTCGCTTCGAAACTTGAAACAACAGGAAAAGGATTTCAACTTACATAGGCACCATTTCCGCAGTTAATAGCTTGAACGTGTGGATTATTGGCAGGAACAGAGAATTTTCCGATTGGAGTCTGGCCAACACGTGCTTGAACGAGCAATCCCTTGATCTTGTCCTTGGCTTCCTTGCCT
It encodes:
- the LOC134832361 gene encoding uncharacterized protein LOC134832361, with protein sequence MQSQRSSAEFNAYRCGNCGQNDRLRLCSGCRLISFCSSNCQQSYWQKHRPLCLLISKLIRAENKNTIFEVRKEMMGDVGGAEGLMRAIVLLNEMLHQLLGRELSNEEHLLLSYPKYCEVCYETDPYKLIRCPDCKFSSFCKDGECQATSAADPNIHKKYCEQKKIAFLCKSQIKYEKVFESLPEPTSFKEFLFENPSRDLFTLIEHLTDKKFTKNPSNPEEMIPFVTICQFTFTATILLALQKVKLLQPDRESLCIDIVGANYEETYFNDDTCSLFFAFMPKLHSLKINLIGPEVTSSRTEDLNCFGKTVKMSCHKVPYEYYTGPPPDFIICFNCGFSEEPYEDNEETSWVRGVSAIIKKEVPFAFTTYTASELTDEIQFVHRAAEKLNVKDNLAEIYKGANDFNDLRPYQNFDKASDERLYYANRKLCVMSWKD
- the LOC134832362 gene encoding putative defense protein Hdd11; protein product: MAFRYLTVLLVLSSSAVLINAYSKGAPKEACGDMVPQHHVDPQSTPAPYELNLSKNHIKAGETIQITLKGKEAKDKIKGLLVQARVGQTPIGKFSVPANNPHVQAINCGNGAYDALTHTKIQGDGPQSVSFSWTAPKELAETVTFYYTVALNGGVFWVAQTSEKLSVSA